The Pedobacter ginsengisoli region TTGCCCGAGTTGGTATTTAAAGAAGCTTTTGCCAGAAGAAGATGAACAGGCTGAAAATAAGGATGCTGCTTAGCAAAATCTTGCAGCATAGCGGAATCATGCTGAGAAACTTTCTCAGGCGCGGCAATCAATTCTGCCAGCTTTTCTTTAATGTTTATATCCTGCTCCACGCTGCTAAGTTAACAATTGATCTCTATTTTAACCTACCATTGTGCGAAAGCCCTGTTAAAAATATCTTCATTAAGCTGAGCAGTAACGTCTTTAATTAGACCCGGTTCTTGTGCCTGTAAATTTCCGGCTAGTTTAAAATCCTTATGACGTTCAAAAGATTGCTCAAAGCTTTTTGTGGGATCAAGATTGTTTACATACTTAACATTAACCGTTATAGATAACCTGTTTGCGCCTGCTGTAGGTTGCTTGTTGTCAGTTATTGCTACAGGAGTAATACTATATCCGGTAATATTTCCAGAAAAAACACCGTGAGCATCATTCGGCGTAATGCTTAAGCTGGTTTGATTCCTGATGCGTGTTTTCAATTCCTCAGTAAACTGTGAGCTTAAAGATGCTACCACTAAAGGCGCATTGTTCTCGAAAACATTAACACTAATCGTTTTCATCCCCTCTGGAATGGAAATTCCTTTTAGCCCTACTGTACAGCTGCTAAAAAGGAATAATAATATGATTATAGATAAATTTCTCATCCTTAATTTAAATTCAGTTCTTTAATTTTTCTATATAATGTACGTTCAGAGATACCTAATTCCTGAGCAGCAAACTTGCGTTTTCCTTTATGCTTTCTCAGTGCTTTTTTAATCAGGTCAGATTCCTTGTCTATTAATGATAATGATTCCTCAACTTCTTCTGCTTCATGAGTATAGTTGTAATCAACCGGTGCGTTTTGAACTGGTTTTTTAATAGTAAGAGTTGGTTGCTCACTACCAAAAGTTTGATCTACCTCTTGGTAAAGCTGATTAATGTAATGAGGATTGTCAGCCATGATGTGCGAAGTATTACCTCCGCTCTGGATGATTTCGGCAACCAGTTTTTTCAATTCCATCATGTCTTTTTTCATATCAAAAAGTACCTTGTAAAGAATATCTCTTTCGGTATAATCTTCCTTGCTACTGCCATTAATTGCTACAGGTAGGTTGGTGGCACTTTCATTTGGAATATAATTCAGTAGAGCCGTTGCACTAACATTTCTTTCTTTTTCGAGAACGCAGATTTGTTCAGCAATATTTTTTAGTTGCCTTACATTTCCAGGCCAGCTGTAATTGCTTAGTATCTGTATTGCTTCGGGCTCAAGCTGTATGCCGGGGCTGCGGTACTTATCACTAAAATCCGCGGCAAACTTTCTAAATAATAAATAAATATCCTCTTTGCGCTCGTGCAAAGCAGGAATACGCAAGGGAACAGTATTTAATCTATAATATAAATCTTCGCGGAACTTGCCGGATTTTACACGATTATAAACATCAACGTTAGTTGCTGCAATAATTCGCACATCTGTTTTTTGTACTTTAGAAGAGCCAACTCTAAGGTATTCACCACTCTCGAGAATACGTAACAGACGAGCCTGAGTACCTAATGGTAATTCCGCAACCTCATCAAGGAAAATAGTACCACCATTTGCTACCTCAAAATAGCCTTTACGGGCCTCATGTGCCCCGGTAAAAGATCCTTTTTCGTGACCGAATAATTCCGAGTCAATAGTTCCTTCAGGAATAGCACCGCAGTTCACTGCAATAAAAGCCCCGTGTTTGCGCGTACTCATCTGGTGAATGATGTGAGAGAAAACCTCTTTACCACTACCACTTTCACCGGTAATTAAAACAGACATGTCGGTTGGAGCAACCTGCCTGGCAATATCTATAGCCCGGTTTAATAGTGGAGAACCACCAATTATCCCAAAACGATTTTTTATGTCTTGTACGTCCAATGTAATCTGTGTTTAATTAAACAATCTCAGGTTCTTCAACAACAACAGTCCCCAATAGGGTAGCTGATGTACAACGTTCAATATATACATTTACATATTGCCCTGCTGCAACACCCTCTGTTGCCGGGAAAACCACCATTGCATTCTGGTCATTTCTACCACAAAAATCTTTATCCGATTTCTTAGAAGTCCCCTCAACTAAAATCCTAACAGTTTTTCCAACAAATTGTTGTAAACGATATAAAGAAGTTTCTTGTTGTTTAAGTAAAATTTCACTCAATCTGCGCTTTTTAACCTCTTCTGGAATATCATCTTCGAGTTTACGGGCAGCCAGAGTTCCCGGACGCTCAGAATAGCTAAAGGTAAACGCGAAATCATATTTCACATAATCCATAATGCTAAGCGTTTCCTGATGCTCTTCTTCCGTTTCTGTACAAAATCCGGCAATAATATCTGATGAAATAGCACAGTCAGGAATAATATTTCTAATGGCATCAATCCTGTTAATGTACCACTCTCTTGTATAAGTACGGTTCATTAATTCCAATACCCTACTGCTTCCTGACTGAACAGGCAAGTGAATATAATTACAGATATTATCGTGTTTAGCGATAGTATATAAAACTTCGTCAGTAATATCTTTAGGGTGAGAAGTAGAGAAACGAATTCTTAATTCGGGACTAATCAAAGCAACTTTTTCAAGTAATTGAGCAAAGTTAACCTCAATTTCAGCACTATCATCAGCATCATTACCTTTCCACTTATAAGAATCTACATTCTGACCAAGTAAAGTAACCTCTTTATAGCCATTGTTAAATAAGTCCTGAGCTTCGGCAATAATCGAGTGCGGGTCTCTGCTACGCTCGCGACCTCTTGTAAAAGGTACTACACAAAAAGAACACATATTATCGCAGCCGCGCATAATGGAAATAAATGCAGTAATGCCGTTTCCGTTTAACCTAACCGGACTAATGTCTGCATAAGTTTCTTCACGAGACAATAGCACATTTATAGCTTTATGTCCACTTTCTACTTCATTTAATAATTGCGGTAATTCACGGTATGCATCTGGTCCAACAACCACATCAACTAACTTTTCTTCTTCCAGAAATTTTGATTTCAAGCGTTCAGCCATGCAGCCCAGAACGCCTACAATAAGTTTAGGATTTCTACGCTTTTCAACACCAAATTGTGATAAGCGGTTACGAACTCTTTGCTCTGCATTTTCGCGGATAGAGCAAGTATTTATAAAAACCACATCAGCCTCCTTATAGTCGCCTGTAGTTTCAAATCCCTGATCTAATAAAATAGATGCAACAATTTCACTATCGGCAAAATTCATTTGGCAACCATAACTTTCAATATACAGTTTGCGGCCATTGCGCACTAAAGGTGCATCAACAATTAAAGCCTCGCCCTGGCGCTCTTCATCATGTGTTTTATCTGTCAACTGTAAATCAATCATAAATGGTCAATTGTTTTATGGGCTTCAAAAATACATAATTTAATTTACAAATGACAAATTGGCAGTGATTTTACATTCAAATGAAATGCTTATTAAACCCAGGACTGCTTCTATGCCTCAATAGTCTAAACAATACATTTAGTATTGGGTTATTATTGCGAATACTTTTGGTTTGTTTTGCTTTTTTCCTGCTTAAGCAAAACAATAGCAAAAGAAAAGCAAAAGGATAGCAAAAGAAATGTATGACTTTTTATAGGCAAACATTGTGCCTGCAGCCATTGTTACTATACTTTAATACTTAAAGCTTATGGTTCAGAACAAAGCAGGAAAGTACAGATTGTTAAAATGGATAGGTGGCGTTTTAGGTGGTTTAATTCTTATTATCGCTGGGGTAGCCTTATATTTCAGTGCGAAATGGAAACCGCTACTTACCGAAAAGATAAAAGATGGGGTTTACAATGGCTCACAAAAGCTTTACACAATTAATTTTAAAGATATTCATCTTAATCTGATAACCGGAAGTGCGGTTCTGGATAGTGTTACGCTAACTCCTGATACGACTGTTTTTAATCAGCTAAAGGAATTGAAACTTGCCCCTGCCAATTTGTTTCAAATAAAACTGGCGCGTCTGCAGTTAACTAGAATTGGTGTGCTCACAGCTTATTTTAAGAAACAGGTAGTAATGAATTCTATTGTTCTGGAGCAACCATCAATTAATATGATCCATTATAAAGTCAAAAAAATTGACAGCGCTGCTGATGAGAGGAGTTTGTATGATCAGATATCTAAAACACTTAAATCGATTCATGTAAAGGCCATTAAAATAGTAGATGCTGATTTTGATTACATCAACGGAGCTACGTCTAAACCTTTAAATTCTATAAAGCACTTAAATGTCAATATTAAAGATCTACTCATTGATTCGCTTTCTAAGTTTGATACCACACGCTTTTATTATACAAAGGATATTGGTTTTGAATTGACCGGCTACAAATCTACAGGTAAGGATAAAATGTATACCCTGAAAATAGATACGGTGGCCGGTTCAGTAAAAGATAAATCTATTCGTGTAAAGGGCTTACAAATGATTCCACTTTATCCTGATCTTGAATTTAGCAGAAAGTATCAATATGGAAAAGACAGATATGATCTAACTTTTAATGAAATAGCTTTAGCAGGGGTAGATTTTACTAAACTAAGTGCCGAGGGCAATCTATATGCAAGAATTTTAAAGATAGGCCCTGCAAAGGCGGCGATATTTGTTAACAGGGAGTTGCCTCCACCTCCTAATTTTGATAAGGCTCATAACTTTCCGCATGTAGCGCTTAAGAGATTACCTATTCAGACTATTGTTGATACTGTTAAGTTAACCAACATCGATGTTGCTTATACAGAATACAATCCTATAACCCAAAAAAGAGGAACGGTATACTTCCAGAACCTTAGCGGAAATATTCTCAACTTAACTAATGATTCGCTTCAGGTGGCAAAAAACAATCATGCTGTTGCCAATCTAACAGCACTGGTAATGAAAACAAGTAGGATCAGAGTTGCTATAAACTTTAACCTGACGGATAAAAATGCCTCTTTTACCTATAAGGGGAATGTAGCACCAATGAATATGATGGTTTTAAATCCGATGGCAAAAAATATGGGGTTAGTTGAAATTGAGAGTGGTCAAATGCAGGGTACTGATTTTGATATTCAGGCTAATGTAAATGGAGCTTCGGGGATTGTTCATTTCTATTATAAAGACCTTAAAATAAAATTGCTTAAAGAGGGTGAAAATGGAGGAATAGGCAAGAAGAAAGGGTTTTTGTCTTTTCTGGCCAACAGCCTTTTAATTGAAGATGCAAACCCCTCAAAAGGAGAGGCTCCTAGAACAGCCAGAATTACTTTTCAAAGAACTCCTGCCGCCTCATTTTTTAATCTATTATGGAAAGGCGTTTTTGTAGGTATGAGGGAAACCGTTGGGTTAGGTATTGTACCTGTAAAAACACCGGAAGAAGCAATGGAAAAAGTAAAAGATAAAAAACAGGAGCGACGTGAGAAAAGAGAAGAAAGAAGAAAAGAACGAGCCGAAAAAAGGGCAGAGAAAAAAAAGACTGACACCTAGCGCCTGATTAATAAATTCGTATATTAGGTTAAACCACTAAGGCCTATGATCAAAAAAGTCCGAAAGAGTTACAATACGCTTAAATGGGTTTCCGGGATCATGCTTTTCTTTATTTTATTGTTGGTTGCTGCATCCAGGCATTTGAGTGTCAGGTTTCAACCGATAATCAAGGCACAAGTCAGAGACCTGGTTTTAAATGCTACTGACAGCTTGTATCGCATAGAATTTTCGGACGTAAGTACTAATTTTATTACCGGCAGAGCATCGTTATCTGATGTTAAAATTACTCCTGATACTAACATTCTAAAAAAAATGGTTGGACTGAAACATGCTCCAAACAATATCTATTATATACAATTAAAAGAACTTGCTATAAAGAACTTTCACCCTTTTAATCTTCTGCGATATAAGAAAGTAAAAATTGATCTTCTGTTGTTTGATAATCCGGAAATTATAATGGTAAATAAACAATTGGAGTTTAATGAGCTTAAAAAACCATTTTCTGATAAATCACCCTACGATTATATTTCTAAATTTGTTAAAGAGCTTAAAGTAAAAACTATCGACCTTAAAAATATCAGCTTTAAATATGTTAATAAAAACTTAGCTGTTCCCGAGGTTGATTCTATTAAGAATTTAAATGTCACACTAAAAAATTGGTTGATCGATAAAAACTCTGTAAGAGATACCAGTCGATTTTACTTGCTTAAAGATGTTGTTATAAATTTAAATAATTACTCTTTTGCAACGCCTGATAGTTTGTATCATATCAATCTTAATCAGTTAGATTTTAGGGCATCCTCCGGGAAACTCAATGTAAAGAGTTTTAGTGTTGTTCCTCGTTATACCGAAATGGATTTCGGAAGAACCGTAGGCTTTTCAAAAGACAGGTTCGATATTCAAATGAGCAATATTAGTTTAGAAGGGATTAACTTGCCCTTGTATGTTCGTAAACAAGAGCTTTATGCTACAGAGATGAATGTTGACAATGGTTCTATATCCGTTTTTAATAATAATGAACTCCCTAAAAAAACTGAAATAAAGATTGGAAAGTATCCTCACCAGCTGTTGCAAAAGTTTAAGGGCTTGCTTACCATTAAACAACTTAATTTAAGTAATGTTGATTTAACTTATGCCGAGTTTGACCGGGCGAGTAAACAAAAGGGAAAGATTACTTTTGAAAAGACTTCGGGAAGTATAACTAACATAACCAACTCCGAAAAGATCAAGAGTAAAAACCCTTATATGTTTGCCAATTTAACCAGCTATATGATGGGGCAGGGCAAACTAAACGTTAATTTCAGATTTGATCTTACTGCTAACGATGGTGCTTTTTCTTATTCCGGAACTTTGGGTGAAATGGATGGAAGAACCCTCAACAGAATTACCAAACCACTGGGAATGGTTGAGGTTAAAAGCGGGCGTGTTAAGAAACTAGAATTTGATATCACGGCTAATGATAACCTTGCAGAAGGTAAAGTGAAATTTGCATTTAATGATCTTTCAGTAGCTTTACTGAAAAAAGAAGAAGGGCGTGATCATTTAGTTAAACAAGGATTAATGTCTTTTTTAGCAAATGCAATGATCATTAATTCGGATAATCCTAAGTCAGATGGCGTGCTTGTAGCAACTCCAATAAAATTTGAACGACAAAAAACAGCTTCTTTTTTTAGTTTTATCTGGAAAACCCTTTTTCAGGGGATAAAGCATAGTGTTGGTGTAACACCTGAAAAGGAAAAGAAGATAAAAGAACAAATCGCAAAATTCGAGAAGATAAAGGTAGATCGTGAGAAACGTCGGATGATAAGGCTAAAAAGAAAGGCCATTCGGGAAAAGAATGGCCTCTGAGACTTTAATTAATCTTTAGTATTTTACCTGCAATGTCTTCCCATCTGTAATACTGAAATGTCTTGTTATCGCTCATGGCGACAAAAATCCCATGCTTAAAATCATCGTTAAGTGGCTTTGAATAGATGTCGGAGCCGTCACTTTGATTGGTAGATACCTTAATGCTGGTAATGAGTTGGTGGTCATTTCTATTTTTAACACCTTCTCTGCTGTAAACTTTAAATTGGTTTGCACTTTGATCTGACACGAGAATATAACCTGTTGAGTCAGTTGTTTTATAGATGCTGATGCCCTCGTTATCTTCAGTAAAACCCTCTTTGGCAAATCCCGGTACATCTCGCCTTGTTCTCCTTCATATACAGCAATCCCTCCATTATCTAAAGGTTTCATATCAGGTAATGAATAGATGCGGAGTTTGTGTGTCATCCTCTCAGTCGTAACCGCAATGTCTGTTTTCTTGCCGCCCAACATCAAGCTTAATCTAACTTGTAAACACGAACGTAATCAATAGAGAATTTCTGGGCGAATATAGAATCATCAATATCACCACCCCATGAGCCACCAATTGCAGTATTCATTAAAAGGTATAATGGAGAAGTAAACGAATCTTTATAGGCAGTTGCAGGAGCCGCCATGCTGAAATAGTATTGGTTGTCCATAAAAACCTTTACGCTATCGCCTCTTCTTTCTAGTCCATAAACATGATATTTCTTATTAATATCATCAACTTTTATGTTAGAGCCATTGCTTTTATGGCCATTAGGATCTTTTAAACTGGTATCTGACCAATGTAAAGTTCCATAAATAGTTGAAGGCGTATGGCCTACAAATTCCATAATATCAAACTCTACACATTTGGGCCAGCCTATCTGTTTTATGTTTGATCCCATCATCCAAAGGGCGGGCCATATGCCCTTTCCTGATGGGATCTTTGCTCTTATTTCAACTCTGATATCTCCGGCAAAATGTTGTTTGCCAAGTGTATTAATACTTGCCGAAGTATAATCAGCGTCCTTATATTTTTCCTTTAGCGATTTAATAACAAGCTTACCGCGTTTTACGTAACAGTTTTTCAGTCGTGCCCGTGTATAAAACTGTTTTTCATTGTTTCTTACAAATCCTTCTTCATAGTCCCATTTTGTAGAATCGGGA contains the following coding sequences:
- a CDS encoding family 16 glycosylhydrolase, whose protein sequence is MKAFNCFIGTVLLMSALSGIAQTKSGAIEKGGTLIWSDEFNYKGLPDSTKWDYEEGFVRNNEKQFYTRARLKNCYVKRGKLVIKSLKEKYKDADYTSASINTLGKQHFAGDIRVEIRAKIPSGKGIWPALWMMGSNIKQIGWPKCVEFDIMEFVGHTPSTIYGTLHWSDTSLKDPNGHKSNGSNIKVDDINKKYHVYGLERRGDSVKVFMDNQYYFSMAAPATAYKDSFTSPLYLLMNTAIGGSWGGDIDDSIFAQKFSIDYVRVYKLD
- a CDS encoding phytase, which produces MSIYKTTDSTGYILVSDQSANQFKVYSREGVKNRNDHQLITSIKVSTNQSDGSDIYSKPLNDDFKHGIFVAMSDNKTFQYYRWEDIAGKILKIN
- a CDS encoding sigma-54 interaction domain-containing protein; amino-acid sequence: MDVQDIKNRFGIIGGSPLLNRAIDIARQVAPTDMSVLITGESGSGKEVFSHIIHQMSTRKHGAFIAVNCGAIPEGTIDSELFGHEKGSFTGAHEARKGYFEVANGGTIFLDEVAELPLGTQARLLRILESGEYLRVGSSKVQKTDVRIIAATNVDVYNRVKSGKFREDLYYRLNTVPLRIPALHERKEDIYLLFRKFAADFSDKYRSPGIQLEPEAIQILSNYSWPGNVRQLKNIAEQICVLEKERNVSATALLNYIPNESATNLPVAINGSSKEDYTERDILYKVLFDMKKDMMELKKLVAEIIQSGGNTSHIMADNPHYINQLYQEVDQTFGSEQPTLTIKKPVQNAPVDYNYTHEAEEVEESLSLIDKESDLIKKALRKHKGKRKFAAQELGISERTLYRKIKELNLN
- the miaB gene encoding tRNA (N6-isopentenyl adenosine(37)-C2)-methylthiotransferase MiaB, producing MIDLQLTDKTHDEERQGEALIVDAPLVRNGRKLYIESYGCQMNFADSEIVASILLDQGFETTGDYKEADVVFINTCSIRENAEQRVRNRLSQFGVEKRRNPKLIVGVLGCMAERLKSKFLEEEKLVDVVVGPDAYRELPQLLNEVESGHKAINVLLSREETYADISPVRLNGNGITAFISIMRGCDNMCSFCVVPFTRGRERSRDPHSIIAEAQDLFNNGYKEVTLLGQNVDSYKWKGNDADDSAEIEVNFAQLLEKVALISPELRIRFSTSHPKDITDEVLYTIAKHDNICNYIHLPVQSGSSRVLELMNRTYTREWYINRIDAIRNIIPDCAISSDIIAGFCTETEEEHQETLSIMDYVKYDFAFTFSYSERPGTLAARKLEDDIPEEVKKRRLSEILLKQQETSLYRLQQFVGKTVRILVEGTSKKSDKDFCGRNDQNAMVVFPATEGVAAGQYVNVYIERCTSATLLGTVVVEEPEIV
- a CDS encoding LptE family protein — encoded protein: MRNLSIIILLFLFSSCTVGLKGISIPEGMKTISVNVFENNAPLVVASLSSQFTEELKTRIRNQTSLSITPNDAHGVFSGNITGYSITPVAITDNKQPTAGANRLSITVNVKYVNNLDPTKSFEQSFERHKDFKLAGNLQAQEPGLIKDVTAQLNEDIFNRAFAQW